In Saccharolobus solfataricus, a genomic segment contains:
- a CDS encoding dihydrolipoyl dehydrogenase family protein, protein MKIAVIGSGPAGVSASLELAKNNKVVLVEKEERLGGTCVLYGCIPSKAMLHPIHLASELEKLGKNITFDLGELRKLGQDASYRLSKGVEYMLEDNGVEVIHGIASLRSGQLIVNNETIQVDYVVLATGTYREVVKGIIYSEDLPYLNKDFKSVIIVGGDVGGVEFGWMLRKLGKEVVLVDKQSSLLPYLDKEVSNAITNYFSKIGVRLYLNRSVKEMKEKEVILENGEKLTADVVYMTFGRKPSIQGFEEINHNPFVIVDEYLRTSLSNVFAAGDIIGTHTAHEAMYAGKIAATNIMGGKKVFNKQGIPKVVYTHPTIAYVGSMEGKCVKINLVELGRAITEKEIDGFLKLCIKDDKIVGAQAFMKDAEEVISLISFLIRYNIKVNEIKDYVAPHPSYIEALTELLNRL, encoded by the coding sequence ATGAAGATAGCAGTTATAGGTTCAGGTCCAGCTGGAGTATCAGCTTCATTAGAATTAGCCAAAAACAATAAGGTAGTATTAGTGGAAAAAGAGGAAAGACTTGGAGGAACGTGCGTATTATATGGCTGTATTCCATCTAAGGCTATGCTACATCCCATACACTTGGCTTCTGAACTCGAAAAGTTAGGCAAAAATATAACTTTCGATTTGGGAGAGCTGAGAAAATTAGGACAAGATGCGTCATATAGGCTATCTAAGGGAGTCGAATATATGCTAGAAGATAATGGTGTAGAAGTTATTCATGGAATCGCATCTCTTAGATCTGGGCAATTAATAGTAAACAATGAGACTATCCAAGTGGATTACGTTGTTTTAGCTACTGGTACTTATAGAGAAGTTGTTAAGGGTATAATATATTCAGAGGATTTGCCTTATTTGAACAAGGACTTTAAGAGCGTTATAATTGTTGGCGGAGATGTAGGAGGTGTTGAATTTGGATGGATGTTAAGGAAACTTGGAAAGGAGGTAGTTCTAGTTGATAAGCAATCCTCGTTATTACCATATCTAGATAAGGAGGTTAGTAATGCTATAACTAACTACTTCTCTAAGATTGGTGTGAGATTGTATTTGAATCGTTCAGTTAAGGAGATGAAAGAAAAAGAGGTGATATTAGAGAATGGAGAGAAGTTAACTGCGGACGTCGTATATATGACTTTTGGTAGGAAGCCATCTATCCAAGGATTTGAGGAGATCAACCATAATCCTTTCGTCATCGTTGACGAATATTTAAGGACTAGTCTAAGTAATGTTTTTGCTGCAGGTGATATAATTGGTACTCACACTGCCCATGAAGCAATGTACGCTGGGAAAATAGCTGCAACTAACATTATGGGTGGTAAAAAAGTATTTAATAAACAAGGCATACCTAAGGTCGTATATACTCACCCTACAATAGCTTATGTTGGAAGTATGGAAGGAAAATGCGTTAAAATAAATTTAGTTGAGTTAGGTCGTGCGATTACGGAAAAAGAGATTGATGGATTTCTTAAGCTATGTATTAAAGATGATAAGATTGTGGGAGCTCAAGCTTTTATGAAGGATGCTGAAGAAGTGATATCACTAATTTCATTCTTAATTAGGTATAATATTAAGGTTAATGAGATTAAGGATTATGTAGCTCCTCATCCTTCCTATATCGAAGCTTTAACTGAACTTCTAAATAGACTCTGA
- the bluB gene encoding 5,6-dimethylbenzimidazole synthase, with product MDVYEAIRKRRDIRSYYKPDPIPDEVLAKILSAAHMAPSVGYSQPWNFIIIRDDEIRKKIKQVVEEERKRFESVLDEERKLIFSKIKVEAILDTPVNMAVTYDPNRFGPNILGRSTMPETSLYSTVLAIGNLWLAATAEGIGVGFVSFFNKEKVKEILNIPKEIELVSYLTLGYVREFPKIPELEEKGWNRRLMLSDLVFEDIFGKKTNNNFRLLLDRTFEEIFNNF from the coding sequence ATGGATGTATACGAAGCAATACGAAAGAGGAGGGATATAAGAAGTTATTACAAACCCGACCCAATCCCTGATGAAGTGTTAGCTAAAATTCTTTCTGCAGCCCATATGGCTCCTTCAGTAGGTTATTCTCAGCCTTGGAATTTCATTATAATCAGAGATGATGAAATTAGGAAGAAGATTAAGCAGGTAGTAGAGGAGGAGAGAAAGAGATTTGAAAGCGTTTTAGATGAAGAACGCAAACTAATATTTTCTAAAATAAAGGTCGAAGCAATACTAGATACTCCTGTTAATATGGCGGTAACCTATGATCCTAATCGCTTTGGTCCTAATATTTTGGGCAGATCTACTATGCCTGAGACCTCATTATACAGTACCGTATTAGCAATAGGGAACTTATGGTTAGCGGCTACCGCAGAAGGTATAGGGGTTGGATTTGTGTCTTTCTTCAATAAAGAGAAAGTTAAAGAGATATTAAATATTCCCAAGGAGATAGAGTTAGTAAGTTACCTAACCTTAGGATATGTTAGAGAGTTTCCTAAAATACCGGAGTTAGAGGAGAAGGGATGGAATAGAAGGTTAATGTTATCGGATCTCGTGTTTGAAGATATTTTTGGCAAGAAAACTAATAATAATTTCAGACTGTTATTAGATAGAACATTTGAGGAAATATTTAATAATTTCTGA